A window of the SAR202 cluster bacterium genome harbors these coding sequences:
- a CDS encoding HNH endonuclease, producing MRKLSAKSKIKTYFLEHLGEVVTIHKIQEISGIFDSPRRVREIRQEEGWAILSDKDTTTLKPGQYMLKELPPVAPDVKFSRKMSAKLKAVVLDRNGHTCQMCGLTPGQTDPDTGRKVLLHIAHIKDKSLGGKDEISNLRELCSTCNQGAKNITAEKPSKIWLLSQVRRAGQDEQRAVYEWLRGKFGE from the coding sequence GTGCGTAAGCTTTCAGCAAAGAGTAAGATCAAAACGTATTTCTTGGAGCATCTCGGTGAAGTTGTCACCATACATAAAATCCAGGAGATCTCCGGAATCTTCGATAGCCCGCGGCGTGTAAGAGAGATTCGCCAGGAAGAGGGTTGGGCGATTCTTTCAGACAAAGATACGACGACCCTTAAGCCGGGTCAATACATGCTGAAAGAACTGCCTCCAGTGGCACCTGACGTCAAATTCTCTCGGAAGATGTCGGCCAAATTGAAAGCAGTGGTTCTGGATCGCAACGGACATACCTGCCAGATGTGCGGTCTGACTCCAGGCCAAACCGATCCGGATACAGGTCGCAAGGTTCTTTTGCACATCGCGCACATCAAAGACAAGAGCTTGGGCGGCAAGGATGAGATAAGCAATCTCCGGGAGCTTTGCTCCACGTGCAATCAAGGTGCCAAGAACATAACGGCTGAAAAGCCTTCCAAGATTTGGCTGCTGAGCCAGGTTAGGCGGGCGGGGCAGGACGAGCAACGCGCGGTGTACGAATGGCTTCGCGGGAAGTTCGGCGAGTGA
- a CDS encoding sugar phosphate isomerase/epimerase, protein MIKLSWMARANTNEVFQEQVNFARELNLDAIDFHVGGMPRDPLFVRRIKRQCLQLGLPIGYLGSGSMTGPLEEREARIKEMKEDIDLAEFMGAQMIRAFARHKWPETKEEQEKFWKPMIEDFQKVCDYAAEKGVFISLQNHDNSSFCMTADQVLRIYKDVARDNFSFILDTGQWYKSIGADPRGVIKDPNLDIYETYIKATAPIATCVRAKIYRIHTGKEEYLDYPRIMKILKDVNFNGTMSIVMEHVDKSYEYNHVMRLAATYLRTLLADYNKK, encoded by the coding sequence ATGATCAAGCTTAGTTGGATGGCCCGCGCAAACACCAACGAGGTGTTCCAGGAACAGGTCAACTTCGCGCGCGAGCTTAACCTGGACGCCATCGACTTCCACGTCGGCGGCATGCCCCGCGACCCGCTCTTTGTCCGCCGCATCAAGAGGCAGTGCCTCCAGCTCGGCCTCCCCATCGGCTACCTCGGCTCCGGCTCCATGACCGGCCCGCTGGAAGAGCGCGAGGCCCGCATCAAGGAGATGAAGGAGGACATCGACCTCGCCGAGTTCATGGGCGCCCAGATGATCCGCGCCTTCGCCCGCCACAAGTGGCCGGAGACCAAAGAGGAGCAGGAGAAGTTCTGGAAGCCCATGATCGAGGACTTCCAGAAGGTCTGCGACTACGCCGCCGAGAAGGGCGTATTCATCTCCCTCCAGAACCACGACAACAGCTCGTTCTGCATGACCGCGGACCAGGTGCTACGCATCTACAAGGACGTCGCCCGCGACAACTTCAGCTTCATCCTTGACACCGGCCAGTGGTACAAGTCCATCGGCGCAGACCCCCGCGGCGTCATCAAGGACCCCAACCTGGACATCTACGAGACCTACATCAAGGCCACCGCGCCCATCGCCACCTGCGTGCGCGCCAAAATCTACCGCATCCACACCGGCAAAGAGGAGTACCTGGACTACCCGCGCATCATGAAAATCCTCAAGGACGTCAACTTCAACGGCACCATGTCCATAGTCATGGAGCACGTAGACAAGTCCTACGAGTACAACCACGTCATGCGCCTCGCCGCCACATACCTCCGCACCCTCCTGGCAGACTACAACAAGAAGTAG
- a CDS encoding GxxExxY protein: protein MSTTRGTEINPQITQIIEKDPRTFAIIGAAFEVHRQLGSAFLEAVYQEAFQLELAERSIPFKREIDLPIEYKGRLLSTGYRADFICYDSVIVELKAVSQFGGVEEAQVINYLKATGYGVGLLINFGAKSLQHRRFALTHSKSSKSA, encoded by the coding sequence ATGAGCACGACGCGCGGGACCGAGATTAATCCGCAGATTACGCAGATTATTGAGAAAGATCCAAGAACTTTCGCGATCATTGGTGCAGCTTTCGAAGTCCATAGGCAATTGGGATCCGCGTTCTTGGAAGCCGTTTATCAGGAGGCGTTTCAGCTGGAATTGGCCGAGCGGAGCATCCCCTTCAAACGAGAAATAGACCTCCCAATCGAATACAAGGGCCGTCTTTTATCCACTGGCTACCGCGCGGACTTCATCTGCTACGATTCTGTGATAGTCGAGCTAAAGGCCGTATCGCAATTTGGTGGAGTCGAGGAGGCCCAGGTCATCAACTACTTAAAGGCTACCGGATACGGCGTCGGCCTTCTTATCAACTTTGGCGCAAAGTCATTACAACACCGCCGATTCGCCCTTACGCACTCCAAGTCTTCAAAATCTGCGTAA
- a CDS encoding sugar phosphate isomerase/epimerase yields the protein MIKLSWMARADSEAELENQLKYARKIDLDVIDFHIGKFPRTTKFLRHIKKEALKAGLPIGYLGGPTLVGEADGRKKRMDQAKQDVDLTGFLGAQMLRMFARHKWPATVEEQEKYWKPMIEDFQELADYAAPKGVALGLQNHNHSSFCMNADQALRILKEVNRENFTYLMDSGQWQGSIGGSPRGFRDINVDIYKDYMERMAPHTTLVRAKIYKIDNGWEEWIDYPRVFKILAKAKFNGNVSIVFEGGEPPRNRFDDDQCVALAAKHLREVAALSNLYDV from the coding sequence ATGATCAAACTCAGCTGGATGGCGCGGGCCGACAGCGAGGCCGAGCTGGAAAACCAGCTCAAGTACGCCAGGAAGATCGATCTGGACGTTATAGACTTCCACATCGGCAAATTCCCTCGCACAACCAAGTTCCTGCGTCATATCAAGAAGGAAGCCCTGAAGGCCGGCCTGCCGATAGGCTACCTGGGCGGCCCCACCCTGGTGGGCGAGGCCGATGGCCGCAAGAAGCGCATGGACCAGGCCAAGCAGGACGTGGACCTCACCGGGTTCCTTGGCGCCCAGATGCTTCGAATGTTCGCCCGGCACAAGTGGCCGGCCACCGTTGAGGAGCAGGAGAAGTACTGGAAACCGATGATCGAGGACTTCCAGGAGCTGGCGGACTATGCCGCGCCCAAGGGCGTCGCTCTGGGCCTTCAGAACCATAACCACAGCAGCTTCTGCATGAACGCAGACCAGGCGCTGAGGATCCTCAAGGAAGTGAACCGCGAGAACTTCACCTACCTCATGGACTCCGGCCAGTGGCAGGGCTCCATCGGCGGCTCGCCTCGCGGCTTCCGCGATATCAACGTGGACATCTACAAGGACTATATGGAACGGATGGCGCCGCATACCACGCTCGTCCGCGCCAAGATTTACAAGATCGATAACGGCTGGGAGGAGTGGATCGACTACCCCCGCGTGTTCAAGATACTGGCGAAGGCCAAGTTCAACGGCAACGTATCGATAGTGTTCGAAGGCGGCGAGCCCCCACGCAACCGCTTCGACGACGACCAGTGCGTGGCCCTGGCGGCCAAGCACCTGCGGGAAGTGGCGGCGCTCTCTAACCTTTACGACGTTTAA
- the vsr gene encoding DNA mismatch endonuclease Vsr, with protein sequence MGRVRSKDTKSELAVRKALHAAGFRYRLHDRKLPGRPDIALPRFRTAVFVQGCFWHGHGCKRSAAPTSNIEFWSRKLARNVERDAAHRQTLEQAGWNVEVVWQCELCPATERLVGRLTQLREQQSGG encoded by the coding sequence ATGGGGCGAGTGCGCTCCAAGGACACCAAGTCCGAGCTCGCCGTAAGGAAGGCCCTCCACGCCGCAGGGTTCCGCTACCGTCTCCACGACCGCAAACTACCTGGCCGCCCGGACATTGCGCTCCCCAGGTTTCGCACCGCAGTCTTCGTCCAGGGCTGCTTCTGGCACGGCCACGGCTGCAAACGCTCCGCCGCTCCCACCTCAAACATCGAGTTCTGGTCACGTAAGCTCGCCCGCAACGTTGAGCGGGACGCGGCACACAGACAGACCCTAGAGCAGGCAGGGTGGAATGTGGAAGTCGTCTGGCAATGTGAGTTGTGCCCCGCCACGGAGCGGCTCGTTGGGCGGCTGACGCAACTGCGGGAGCAGCAATCGGGCGGGTAA
- a CDS encoding ATP-NAD kinase — protein MSLVGIIANPASGKDIRRLVAQGRFVPNQEKINTLRRILAGLAATGIQRVVMMPDSAGLGYGAMEGAPATISLEFLEMEVMGNESDTTHAARMMADMDVRCLITLGGDGTNRAAVKGAATIPMVPISTGTNNVFPSTIEGTVAGMAAGVVAKGLVDLAGVARSAPFLEVSVAGKPRDIALVDIAVSHERFVGARAIWDIETVHEIFLSRAEPGSIGLSAIGAAVHPSPADEPSGLRVRFGQGGGTVLAPLAPGAVSPIPIRDYRPLTLGQGVPIDLVPCTIALDGERSVTLRHGDEASVTLTANGPLVVDVPEALRRAAAAGVWRRS, from the coding sequence ATGTCTCTGGTGGGAATAATAGCCAATCCGGCTTCAGGGAAGGACATCCGCCGCCTTGTCGCCCAGGGCCGGTTCGTCCCGAACCAGGAGAAGATCAACACGTTGCGACGTATCCTGGCGGGACTGGCGGCGACCGGCATCCAGCGCGTCGTCATGATGCCGGACTCTGCGGGCCTGGGTTACGGCGCCATGGAGGGCGCGCCGGCGACCATCAGTCTCGAATTCCTCGAGATGGAGGTCATGGGAAACGAGTCCGATACTACCCACGCGGCGCGTATGATGGCCGATATGGACGTGCGTTGCCTGATCACCCTCGGCGGCGACGGGACAAACCGCGCGGCCGTAAAGGGCGCCGCCACAATCCCGATGGTGCCGATCTCCACCGGGACAAACAACGTCTTCCCGAGCACTATTGAAGGCACCGTAGCCGGAATGGCCGCCGGAGTTGTCGCGAAGGGCCTCGTGGACCTCGCCGGCGTGGCGCGGTCCGCGCCATTTCTCGAGGTATCGGTTGCCGGAAAGCCACGCGATATCGCCCTGGTGGACATCGCCGTCAGCCACGAGCGATTCGTCGGCGCGAGGGCGATTTGGGACATCGAAACCGTTCACGAGATATTCCTATCTCGCGCGGAGCCCGGCAGCATCGGCCTATCCGCAATCGGCGCCGCCGTGCATCCCTCGCCGGCAGACGAGCCCTCCGGCCTGCGCGTGCGATTCGGCCAGGGCGGCGGCACGGTGCTCGCTCCCCTAGCGCCGGGCGCCGTCAGCCCAATTCCCATCCGCGACTACCGGCCGCTCACGCTGGGGCAGGGCGTGCCCATCGACCTGGTGCCCTGCACGATCGCCCTGGACGGCGAGCGCTCCGTCACCCTCAGGCACGGCGACGAAGCGTCCGTTACTCTGACGGCCAACGGCCCACTTGTTGTTGACGTTCCCGAGGCGCTCCGTCGGGCCGCCGCTGCGGGCGTATGGAGGAGGAGTTGA
- a CDS encoding VOC family protein — protein MVMGFNHSGIVVKDLQKMIAFYTETLGMKVDREVDSVAPPEGDHTGFPGAKRKLVFVSFPDGDHSMELVHYINPPSPAGGLEKHQVNASHICFNVKDLQAFYDKTSKGVIRYVTPPKFRNIAGGVRVGIVYGYDPEGNLMEFMERTKTA, from the coding sequence ATGGTCATGGGTTTCAACCACTCCGGCATCGTCGTCAAAGACCTTCAGAAGATGATTGCCTTCTACACCGAGACACTAGGCATGAAGGTCGACCGCGAGGTGGACAGCGTCGCGCCGCCGGAAGGCGATCACACCGGCTTTCCGGGCGCGAAGCGCAAACTCGTCTTTGTAAGCTTCCCGGACGGCGACCACAGCATGGAGCTTGTCCACTACATCAACCCACCCAGTCCCGCAGGCGGGCTCGAAAAACACCAGGTGAACGCCTCGCATATCTGCTTCAACGTGAAGGACTTGCAGGCCTTCTACGACAAGACTTCGAAGGGCGTCATCAGGTATGTAACGCCCCCCAAGTTCCGCAACATCGCAGGCGGCGTTCGCGTCGGCATCGTCTACGGCTATGACCCGGAGGGCAACCTCATGGAGTTCATGGAGAGGACGAAGACCGCCTGA
- the hyi gene encoding hydroxypyruvate isomerase: MPKFAANLTMMFNEVPFPERFQAAAKAGFTGVEYLFPYDFDKGLLADQLGKNKLRQVLHNLPAGNWGAGERGIACHPNRVGEFQDGVGKAIDYAKALNCKMLNCLAGIAPKDVDADKQRKTIVDNLKFAAGKLEKEGIKLLIEPINTRDIPGMYLNKTAQAKSIIADVGSKNLFLQYDVYHMQVMEGDLTPTIKSNLDIIKHIQIADTPGRNEPGTGEINYPFLFAQIDKLGYDGWIGCEYRPAKTTAEGLGWAKGYLGK; encoded by the coding sequence ATGCCCAAGTTCGCCGCAAACCTGACGATGATGTTCAACGAGGTCCCGTTCCCGGAGCGCTTCCAGGCCGCCGCGAAGGCCGGATTCACAGGGGTGGAATACCTTTTTCCCTACGACTTCGATAAGGGCCTCCTCGCCGACCAGCTAGGCAAGAACAAGCTCAGGCAGGTGCTTCACAATCTGCCCGCAGGGAACTGGGGCGCGGGCGAGCGCGGCATCGCCTGCCATCCAAACCGCGTCGGAGAATTCCAGGACGGCGTCGGCAAGGCCATCGACTACGCGAAGGCGCTCAACTGCAAGATGCTGAACTGCCTGGCCGGCATCGCGCCGAAGGACGTGGACGCCGACAAGCAGCGCAAGACGATTGTGGACAACCTGAAGTTCGCCGCCGGCAAGCTGGAGAAGGAAGGCATCAAGCTCCTGATCGAGCCGATCAACACCCGCGACATCCCGGGCATGTATCTCAACAAGACGGCACAGGCAAAGTCGATTATCGCCGATGTGGGGTCGAAGAACCTCTTCCTGCAATACGACGTTTACCACATGCAGGTGATGGAGGGCGACCTGACGCCGACGATCAAGTCCAACCTCGATATCATCAAGCACATCCAGATTGCCGACACGCCCGGCCGCAACGAGCCCGGCACCGGCGAGATCAACTACCCCTTCCTGTTCGCGCAGATCGACAAGCTCGGTTACGATGGATGGATAGGGTGCGAGTACCGCCCGGCCAAGACCACGGCAGAGGGCCTCGGCTGGGCAAAAGGGTACCTGGGGAAGTAA
- a CDS encoding 3-isopropylmalate dehydrogenase translates to MAEYKIAVIRGDGIGVDVIEEGLKVLNAVGKEFKIGWKFTEFPWGSNYYFKNGRMMPADALDTLRGFNHVFFGAVGHPEIQDHITLNGLLLPMRRAFDQYVCERPSVLYPGVVSPLAGKKPYDIDMVVIRENTEGEYANVGGFQYRGFPEEVGIQTSVFTRHGCERVITYAFELARKRGKKKHVTSVTKSNAQGYGLVVWDDAFKRVAAKYPDIKTVSLLVDAACMDFVRRPEMFDVVVASNLFGDILTDIGAIISGSMGLAPSGNIDPQRRFPSLFEPVHGSAPDIAGKGIANPLATVLAAGMMLRFIGETRAADVTDKAVLKVLSEAKVLTPDLGGKATTSQVGDAVVAALGK, encoded by the coding sequence ATGGCTGAGTACAAGATTGCGGTTATTCGTGGCGATGGTATTGGGGTGGATGTGATCGAGGAGGGGCTGAAGGTCCTGAACGCCGTTGGGAAGGAGTTCAAGATCGGGTGGAAGTTCACGGAGTTTCCGTGGGGGTCCAACTACTACTTCAAGAACGGGCGGATGATGCCGGCGGACGCCCTCGACACGCTGCGGGGGTTCAACCATGTATTCTTCGGCGCGGTGGGCCACCCGGAGATACAGGACCACATCACGCTGAACGGGCTGCTGCTGCCGATGCGTCGCGCGTTCGACCAGTACGTGTGCGAGCGGCCGAGCGTGCTGTACCCGGGCGTGGTATCGCCGCTGGCGGGCAAGAAGCCGTACGACATCGACATGGTGGTCATCCGCGAGAACACCGAGGGCGAGTACGCCAACGTGGGTGGCTTCCAGTACCGCGGCTTCCCGGAGGAGGTCGGCATCCAGACGAGCGTCTTCACGCGGCACGGGTGCGAGCGCGTGATCACGTACGCCTTCGAGCTGGCCCGCAAGCGCGGCAAGAAGAAGCACGTGACCTCGGTGACCAAGTCCAACGCCCAGGGTTACGGCCTGGTGGTGTGGGACGACGCCTTCAAGCGCGTCGCGGCGAAGTACCCGGACATCAAGACGGTGTCGCTGCTGGTGGACGCGGCGTGCATGGACTTCGTGCGCCGCCCGGAGATGTTCGACGTGGTGGTCGCGAGCAACCTGTTCGGCGACATCCTCACGGACATCGGCGCGATCATCAGCGGCTCCATGGGCCTTGCCCCGAGCGGCAACATCGACCCGCAGCGCCGCTTCCCCTCGCTCTTCGAGCCGGTGCACGGCAGCGCGCCGGACATCGCGGGCAAGGGCATCGCGAACCCCCTGGCCACGGTGCTGGCCGCCGGCATGATGCTCCGCTTCATCGGCGAGACGCGCGCGGCGGACGTGACGGACAAGGCGGTGTTGAAGGTTTTGTCTGAGGCGAAGGTCCTGACGCCGGACCTGGGCGGCAAGGCGACGACGTCGCAGGTTGGCGACGCGGTGGTGGCGGCGCTGGGGAAGTGA
- a CDS encoding pyruvate dehydrogenase, giving the protein MATVKSIPDITSIEQRQKLLEEIQERVLWLAINMVDYANNVRPNPGGVKVGGHQASSSSVVTLMTHLYFEFMKAGDKISVKPHASPVFHAIQYLLGNLTEEHLKGLRAFHGLQAYPSRTKDPDGVDFSTGSVGLGAVAPNFAWLTEEYVRHHLNKESGVDRRWIALVGDAELDEGNVWEAIADPALFDSKNILWIVDLNRQSLDRIIPGIRVRCWRDMFAANGWRVVDAKYGKKLQAAFNEPNGELLRTAIDEMSNEFYQRLLRVQPSTLREWLPKASRYPRDMERLLGRWNDHDLQDMFRNLGGHDFGMLREAFDQMDLSKGPHVLFAYTLKGWKLPTAGDPQNHSTNLKPYQMEKTRIALGIPEDQKMARLPADSPAGKLCIETAEKLQITKRLKPVTPEMSIPAGFEQAYKGKMSTQQIFGLVLTEISRRVPELAQRLVTISPDVASSTNLGGWINKAGVWSRFPHQELPQDEELRALQWTESPTGQHIELGISENNLFMALGQLGTSFEMNGEMLFPLGTLYDPFVRRGLDAFYYAAYSGGKFIVVATPSGITLGPEGGAHQSEITPSIGVEMPEMDFYEPAFGHELEWIMLSAMEQIRRREHSTYLRLTSKRIDQDIFKMPSTPEAVETLRKQVIRGAYKLIDRSAEPGYGKGYNIVNIMAVGAMAPEAVAASNRLLDEGVFANVFNVTGPGPLYREFQDSVRAAIKEGRGSRPFLADVIGVGERTAPIVTVCDGHPHQLAWLGAALKTETYPLGVTKFGQSGNPWDLYREYGIDADSIMAASFSALGM; this is encoded by the coding sequence ATGGCCACCGTGAAGTCCATACCCGACATTACCTCTATCGAGCAGCGGCAGAAGCTGCTCGAAGAGATACAGGAACGCGTGCTCTGGCTGGCCATCAACATGGTGGACTACGCCAACAACGTGCGCCCTAACCCGGGCGGTGTGAAAGTCGGCGGCCACCAGGCGTCCAGCTCGTCCGTCGTCACTCTCATGACGCATCTCTACTTCGAGTTCATGAAGGCCGGGGACAAGATCTCGGTAAAGCCCCATGCCTCGCCGGTCTTTCACGCTATCCAGTACCTGTTGGGCAACCTCACTGAGGAGCACTTGAAGGGCCTCCGCGCCTTCCACGGCCTCCAGGCCTACCCCAGCCGCACCAAGGACCCGGACGGCGTGGACTTTTCCACCGGCTCCGTCGGCCTTGGCGCCGTGGCGCCGAACTTCGCATGGCTAACCGAGGAGTACGTCCGCCACCACCTGAACAAGGAGAGCGGCGTCGACCGCCGGTGGATCGCGCTCGTGGGCGACGCCGAGCTGGACGAGGGCAACGTCTGGGAGGCTATCGCCGATCCCGCCCTGTTCGATTCGAAGAATATCCTGTGGATCGTCGACCTGAACCGCCAGAGCCTGGACCGCATTATCCCCGGCATCCGTGTTCGGTGCTGGCGCGACATGTTCGCGGCGAACGGCTGGCGCGTGGTGGACGCAAAGTACGGCAAGAAGCTGCAGGCGGCATTCAACGAGCCCAACGGCGAGCTGCTGCGCACCGCCATAGACGAAATGTCCAACGAGTTCTACCAGCGCCTCCTTCGCGTTCAGCCGTCGACGCTGCGCGAGTGGCTTCCAAAGGCGAGCCGCTACCCGCGAGACATGGAGCGCCTTCTCGGACGGTGGAACGACCACGACCTGCAAGACATGTTCCGTAATCTCGGCGGACACGATTTCGGCATGCTGCGCGAGGCGTTCGACCAGATGGACCTTTCAAAGGGTCCGCACGTGCTGTTTGCGTACACCCTGAAGGGGTGGAAGCTGCCCACGGCCGGCGACCCCCAGAACCACTCGACCAACCTGAAGCCGTACCAGATGGAGAAGACACGCATCGCCCTGGGCATCCCCGAAGACCAGAAGATGGCGCGGCTCCCCGCGGACTCCCCGGCAGGCAAGCTGTGCATCGAGACGGCGGAGAAGCTGCAAATAACGAAGCGCCTCAAGCCCGTCACACCGGAGATGTCCATCCCGGCCGGCTTCGAGCAGGCCTACAAAGGCAAGATGTCCACCCAGCAGATCTTCGGCCTGGTGCTGACGGAGATATCGCGCCGGGTGCCGGAGCTCGCCCAGCGCCTGGTGACCATCAGCCCGGACGTCGCTTCCTCCACCAACCTCGGCGGGTGGATCAACAAGGCCGGCGTCTGGTCGCGCTTCCCGCACCAGGAGCTACCGCAGGACGAAGAGCTTCGCGCGCTGCAGTGGACAGAGTCGCCCACCGGCCAGCACATCGAGCTCGGCATCTCCGAGAATAACCTCTTTATGGCTCTCGGCCAGCTCGGCACCTCGTTCGAGATGAACGGCGAGATGCTATTCCCGCTTGGCACGCTGTACGACCCGTTCGTCCGGCGCGGCCTGGACGCCTTCTACTATGCCGCTTACTCTGGCGGCAAATTTATCGTCGTCGCCACGCCCTCAGGCATCACCCTCGGCCCGGAGGGCGGCGCGCACCAGTCTGAGATCACGCCGTCCATAGGAGTCGAGATGCCGGAGATGGACTTCTACGAGCCCGCCTTCGGCCATGAGCTGGAGTGGATCATGCTCTCCGCTATGGAGCAGATCCGCCGTCGCGAGCACTCTACGTATCTGCGCCTGACGAGCAAGCGCATTGACCAGGACATCTTCAAGATGCCCTCGACACCGGAGGCCGTGGAGACGCTGCGCAAGCAGGTGATCCGCGGCGCGTACAAGCTCATCGACCGTAGCGCCGAGCCTGGCTACGGCAAGGGCTACAACATCGTTAACATCATGGCGGTCGGCGCTATGGCGCCGGAGGCCGTCGCCGCAAGCAACCGCCTGCTGGACGAGGGTGTTTTCGCTAACGTGTTCAACGTTACGGGTCCCGGTCCCCTCTACCGCGAGTTCCAGGACTCCGTGCGGGCAGCGATCAAGGAGGGCAGGGGCTCCCGGCCATTCCTGGCGGACGTGATCGGCGTGGGTGAGCGCACCGCCCCCATCGTTACGGTTTGCGACGGCCACCCGCACCAGCTGGCGTGGCTCGGCGCCGCGCTCAAGACGGAGACCTACCCCCTGGGCGTCACGAAGTTCGGCCAGTCCGGCAACCCGTGGGACCTCTACCGCGAGTACGGCATCGATGCCGACAGCATCATGGCCGCGAGCTTCAGCGCGCTGGGGATGTAG
- a CDS encoding sugar phosphate isomerase/epimerase, with protein MIKISMMARGKDQGEYAGLVKHGKEIGLDAIDIHMDRHINREPKFMATLKKQCLDAGLPIGYFSSGHSMVGPAEQRQARIAQAKSDVDGASVMGAQLCHAFARHNWPAKEEEQEKFWGPMIEDFQATADYAAEKGVVLGLQNHNHGSFAMNANQVLRILRETGRKNLTYIMDCGQWQGSIGGSPRGWTDTSVDIYDHYMKRVAPYATCVRAKIYKIDNGWEEWIDYPRVFKMLQAVDFNGNVSMVFEGGDPPRNRYSKEECLKIAVPYLREVIKRSDDRGGRV; from the coding sequence ATGATCAAGATCAGCATGATGGCCCGGGGCAAAGACCAGGGCGAATACGCCGGCCTCGTCAAGCACGGCAAAGAGATCGGCCTCGACGCCATAGACATACACATGGACCGCCACATCAACCGCGAGCCCAAGTTCATGGCCACGCTCAAGAAGCAGTGCCTGGACGCCGGACTGCCGATCGGTTACTTCTCATCCGGCCACAGCATGGTCGGCCCGGCAGAGCAGCGGCAGGCGCGGATCGCCCAGGCTAAGTCAGATGTGGACGGCGCGTCCGTCATGGGCGCGCAGCTTTGCCACGCCTTCGCCCGCCACAACTGGCCGGCAAAGGAAGAGGAGCAGGAGAAGTTCTGGGGCCCGATGATCGAGGACTTCCAGGCAACTGCCGACTACGCGGCCGAGAAGGGCGTCGTCCTGGGCCTCCAGAACCACAACCACGGCTCGTTCGCAATGAACGCGAACCAGGTCCTGCGCATCCTGCGCGAGACCGGCCGCAAGAACCTCACGTACATTATGGACTGCGGCCAATGGCAGGGCTCCATCGGCGGCTCGCCGCGCGGGTGGACCGACACCTCCGTGGACATCTACGACCATTACATGAAGCGCGTCGCGCCGTACGCCACCTGCGTCCGCGCCAAGATATACAAGATCGATAACGGCTGGGAGGAGTGGATAGACTACCCCCGCGTATTCAAGATGCTCCAGGCTGTAGACTTCAACGGCAACGTCTCCATGGTGTTCGAGGGCGGCGATCCGCCCCGCAACCGCTACAGCAAGGAAGAGTGCCTCAAAATCGCAGTCCCGTACCTCCGCGAGGTAATCAAGCGCTCGGACGACAGGGGCGGGAGAGTTTAG
- a CDS encoding peptidylprolyl isomerase: MSWDKEPPMTIDPNKRYTATVQLAKSDNAKFVIELYAKEAPHTVNSFVFLARQGYYNGVTFHRVLANFMAQTGDPTGTGSGGPGYTFQNEFSPIRRHEGPGIISMANAGLRNGQATNGSQFFITFTDTGYLDGLNPDGSAKDCGASRVSCHTVFGKVIEGMDVVNAITLRDPATARTPGDAIRSITIKEE, translated from the coding sequence ATGAGCTGGGACAAAGAGCCGCCGATGACAATCGACCCGAACAAGCGCTACACCGCCACCGTCCAATTGGCGAAGTCGGACAACGCGAAGTTCGTCATCGAGCTCTATGCCAAGGAGGCCCCCCACACCGTCAACAGCTTCGTCTTCCTTGCCCGGCAGGGGTACTACAACGGCGTGACATTCCATCGCGTCCTCGCCAACTTCATGGCCCAGACCGGCGACCCCACCGGCACGGGATCGGGCGGGCCGGGTTACACATTCCAGAATGAGTTCTCGCCCATCCGCCGCCACGAAGGCCCCGGCATCATCTCCATGGCCAACGCCGGCCTGCGGAACGGCCAGGCGACCAACGGCAGCCAGTTCTTCATCACCTTCACAGACACGGGCTACCTGGACGGCCTCAACCCGGACGGCAGCGCCAAGGACTGCGGGGCATCGCGGGTCTCCTGCCACACGGTCTTCGGCAAGGTAATTGAAGGGATGGACGTGGTCAACGCTATCACGCTCCGCGACCCCGCAACCGCCCGCACTCCCGGCGACGCGATCCGGTCGATCACCATCAAGGAAGAGTAA